The genomic window AAAGTGAAAGACTTGTTACTACAGTACTAAACATAAGGAATATTTTTGCTACACTTTGTGACTATGCCTAtctttaatttgaaaaaaaaaaaaaaactaggatCTAAACAGTGGTAAGAACAATTGAtgtatgtattgtaaaaaaaaaaaaaagaagaaaaaaaagacaccATATCAACAATAATAGTAATCATCAATATGGATATGTCACTGTTGAGgctttctagctggccttgagtgacgtaTGTAATTCAAGAATGAAAAGcttaagatcaagctgtctgatgaTTCGGCTGTCAATGCTGGTATTGCCGATGAGAAAGAGATCGTTTTGGATAAGCATACATTAGGCTGCTTGagaattcagtgtcggatcaagttttgaaaagtagtgctgcgttttATTctactcggaaagtcggattttacaacatccttcaaggaaaagtgcaatggaaggcatcttgaatcagaatcagagtcagaattacaacttgtaggctcctgcagaaattctcaactccgatttcgccgagatgcagatgcatgatgtcacacaaacatgtcgacactcagcgaggtatacaaagtaagtgataaacattcactttattaagtaatatcgataaatgagtttgtttccacattacatgatattaaagctggTTTAACAAACGGCTGCAGAAACGGGTGTATGAAACAACttttttgataatcgtacacctgaagcacaaatgctagttgCAAGAATGTTTAtctgttgggttgctaggagacatctctaatcagagtcaaacccctgctaagcaaACAGGAGTTTTGCCGTTCTGAATAtctgggaatggaatgcatttattgatcggagatatcaagtgtGAATAGgctatcccacatccaacttaaaTTGATCGCAGCATAACcctgtaccctgacgaaacaaaatgtattgcaagcaacatttaaatattattagatatatttttccaggtattatagacctccttggtagattcatatgaaaaattatgatttttgaatgtctgttcgggagacgttcatttcacaaaacagtcatgctacaGTTAGGCTacaattaggcttgcttgagcattaaatgtcattttaaagttCTGGCTTTAgtgtgtggacgtgtttttaaaatgtaaattggtattactagttagctgcgacataatgatGCCCAAAGGCGTGTCTtaatcattgtgaaactgtgttttcttaatggcataaaCCATACTAGACACTAGAATGCACAGGCCACCACTGAGTACAATAATGCAATAATGTAATGACAATAATTCAAAACTGTAATAATGTTTAACAGTAATGAATACGTACTTAATTATACATTCTTCACATTTTAAATTACTGACGGATCCTAAAAGGCTCAACAACAATgagaataatgaatgtaattgATCAGAAATGTAGAGGATTAAAGGTGTTTTTTTATCAATTTTTTTgtgattacatttttgtattgattcataCATTAAACAAGGAAGagtttaacatatatatatacacagaatcaacatttaacgcCAACTATTACCCCTTCCCTTCCCAATCCCCAACCCACCCTGACCTAACAAGcattcctgtggtcacacatTTAGCTTTTAGCTCTTCTttgtttaattatctttttttttaattaggaaaaaccgagtacggtcataaaaacgcatttgtgcacgGAACTAtttcttacgcgacggatcagaatctgccgttgctggttcaaaactaatgatgcgttcaagccttcattagtaattcaaaaacttcacttcagaaatagtatcagggcttgtgctgtttctaacaagttattggataacaAGGAtagattgtgtgtgcgtgtccaTGTATGTGACAGACAgacggagcgtgtgcgatcacctgttgccactcccaagcagagataaaaaattattggatcttgtctccatcttctgattggcatcgtcatcaggtgggtgtgtctttaagaccaagcctccGGTCCAATATAATCTATGTAAAtctttgaattgcataaggtgcacctcTAGATGCAGAcgtgacattttttagaatcctagcccacactaaAATTGTAGGGTTTTAATCACTTTGCATTATacattaaaggagtagttcactaaaaaaattaaattctctcataatttactccccctaatgccatctaagatgtgtagaACTTGTTTTGTGGTTAAGGGTCGAAACACCCAGAGAAGGTTAGGGACCACCTGATGATCTCTCTTCCAGGCCAAGGCTTCATCCATTAGAAATGGGTGTATGTTATCATCGTAGATGTACTATAcaacttctgcagaacacaaagatatttttagAACCTCAACATCCCTCAAGCATTTGACTAGCTGTAGGTTGGTCAGAATGTCTTCTAACAGTCCTTTTTAATTCTATGCCTGAACACGGTTTATTTCTTAATTAGTCtcttaatataatattttgaCTCATTCTCATGTGCATTTGTACAATAATCTAAAAGTCTTATTTAGGAAATTATCAGTAAAATATACTTGAAAGTGTGAAATGTAGCTGGATGATTATTCTCttgtgtgtatgaatttctttcttcagcagaacacaaatgaagatttttagaagcatatttcagctccatactatgcaagtgaatgagtgctaAAATGTaggagctccaaaaatcacataggtcatGTCTCAGTTTGTTGTAACGTTGATCATTTCCTCCAAGAGGGCAAACATCATATTCAAAAAGATGTATTCTCAATAGAGACTGAGtaccctttaaatatttatattttgctcaTGAACatgaatggaaaaacagagcaggaAACCTATAGCACAACACCATTGTGACACATTTGATGATCAACCTGTGATGTGCACGGAAACTGTGGAGGTTATAGGTTAATGTCTTTCTGCTGTTGTGGTTTCTCAGGTTTGAGCAAATGTAGCAGAGAGGTGCAATTTAGCTACACTTAAACTGAGCTTCAAAGAAACTTTATGCCTTGTTGCTTTAAAATCAGGCAGTACTGCATATATAGAAGTGTTGTTATGTATCTAATCTTTTGGAGAACAATCTAAAAGGTGAAGTAAAGGCTTTGGATTACAGAATAAGACCTTCTGAAAATTAAAAGAAACCGAAAACTACTCCATCCTTCAATATAATGTGCAGGATTCGCATCTGGGTATCTACCGCTGTGAACTCTTTGATGGTTTTAACAATTGCATTAACCATCAGGAAACTGGAATTCACACAAGTAGGTAAAAACATTACTGACCTATAGATCACTGCACAGCCATTTGCCTAAATATGTTGTTTTGCATCGCAACAGTGCATTCTCTAATTGTAGGTCTGAGACATAACTGACATGAACAATTTTAGTAGTTTGACCTGTCACAAAAATGGATTACAAAATCATCCAACAGGATTAAAGAGTTACTGTAAGAGATGCCATCATTTAGTATGATCTTTATTGTGTACAGGACAATACTTTTTAATGTTATACTTCAGTTTCTTCAGTAAAACTTGTGCTTGCGgtctttttttaacaatattcaTCTTTTGCCTGAAAGGCAGAGAACAATGAACAAGATGAATCAAAAAGCTCAAAGGATTCTGTGATGTCTCTGTGGCCCTTCATAGCAGGAGCAgcaataattgttatttttcttattatggTCACACTCACAATGTGTTgcatttggcataaacagaatagTAAGTGTTTTAGATCATTTAAGAAACACTATATACACAGATTTTGTATGTTCAACGAAGTAACTTAATCTCTTTCTGTGCCTGTATAAAACATCAGAGGAACCATATTATGCAAATACAGAAAGCCAGCAGGGTAAGTCTTTCACTCTGATTCTTCACACAATTCATTACAATAATTATCCATGCACAGCAGTATACATGTGACCATTTCTAAGAACACACAGCCTTTTGAATCtttgaattaattatttttttcccccattcatttgAATGATAGTTCGAGATACCAGCAAAAATCCGATCATCTATGGTGGGTTCATTGCGTATTTATCATATTACACAAAGAGTAAAGTCTTAATATTTGGTAACACATACAGAAAAGCAAAAATGTCTAATTCAATAATCCTGTAAATAAAAGGAGTGACTGCTATTTTGTCTGACATTTtagttaatattttataaaacatttcagtTGTTTCATTTCTACTATGCAGAGAATGATCAAGAGTTTACAAAAAAGATTTCTAAAGGAAAGAGTGAGTATATCAAACTTCCCCATCTTGGCatgcataaataaaatacaaatctagAATTCATCAGATTAAATCATTTTCAGTTCTTTTCTATTATATGTGAATAATAATATGGCTTGTAAATCTTTGATTTTGCTCCTTAATGTTTGACTGGCAACTGGATGTAAACATCTCTTATCAGACAATGTTGTTAACACGAGGATCACCAACCTGAATCATTTTCAATGATGAAGAGAATTAAACTGTTCTTTTTCTTGCAGGTCAGTTATCATCAGTTTACATTAACATGCCTGAAAATAAGGTTGCAATTTATGTCAACAGCAGGCCTACAACAACAGAAGAGGATACCTATGCAAACTGCTCTGAAAATGATTATGAAAATGTGAAGTAGTCAGCTGAGTGGACATGACTGCACAGTActtcatttttttattcttttgcaGTTCTGGAAGATGGATACTAAAAATACTATATGTGTCTTTTGTGCACACTACTATCTTGAGTGAATTGACAATAAACTAAAGACACATAATTTCAGGATTATTTGCATTGAGAATGCGTTGCCATTCAGGATGAtctatatttgtatacatttgtatgtgtgtgtatgtatgtatggtatgtatgtatgtgtatatatatatatatatatatatatatatatatatatatatacacacacacacacacacacacacacacacacacacacacttgtttttgtttttatttttattgtatttctttttcaacagtgaaaaaatgttacatatttttAATTCACCTCTTTCAAATTGTGTCCAATCAAATATTGAGATGGGGATACACAAATAGTTATTTGTTACAAATTGTGTACTGAATGTTCAGTTTaaccatttattttctttcatgatTTATTTAAGCATATGTACGCAAGGCACCACAAATCTATCAATTCATAAAAATTTTGATTCCAATATTCCACATTTTTATAATTAGGCCTAATGTTATAGTATTTTTACCAAGGACATTTTTCAGAGGAATATTTGGTCCTTGTTAATATCTCCTTATACCTCTTATAACAATTGGATTAACTCCTTATAGTTATCTCATTTTAACAGAACACCCAATGGGTCATTCTTCATTTGCGGTGGCAAACTGTGTTCCTCTGCTTTGCAACAATCAAATTTAAATACcaataaattgttaaatatttgCACATTGGTTTCTGTAGTGTGAAACCAATTTGTGCATtgtttaaagttacatttttctcttaaaacacattttgagtttgaGATATTATGTGTAACAAAATGTGCATGTCCCCCTCATACCTCAAAGATGTATCCTGGGATGTAACTGCAACAATGaacattttaaacacaaattaagtggttattttatggaaaaatagaTTTGTTTGTGATATTGTTTGTGATAGCCTCAATTAACTTAATGTCTTGCGGTGTTACAACAACGGAGGTCACCCTTTTAAAAAAATAGGAAATTATATTTTGACTATTGTAGGTGATGTTGAGTTAATTATTtcttattaaatgtaatatattttacaaCATTTCTGACAATTTCATGTCACTCTATATTAGAGTATGTCATGTTACAATCATAACCCTAATCATAacttaattaatatatttaaatgtagtggtctaagcacataactggtaatctggtaatcagaaggacactggttcgatccccacagtcaccaccattgtgtccttgagcaagacacttaactccaggttgctccgggggattgtccctgtaataagtgcactgtaagtccctttggataaaagcgtctgccaaatgcataaatgtaatgtaaatgtaatatttagatatattttattttgataaatagaATCGTTTTTTAATATTtccaaaatgttcactgaccttGAAACTATCATGATGACAGTCTCCCCATGAAAAGTAAAAATTTTGCAAATTTGTCTGTGGTGTAACTATCTTTTATGGTTGCACCATAGACTCCATAGTAACTACACAGGCTAAATACAGTCAGAAACGTGTGTAATGTAAGTTGTCTGTTGTTCTACTttaaatagagctgttcagcttgtagtccaaaacACAGAAgagaattcgccatgggttccctctggattttcctatgggtttttatgtttttttttttaacttaaagagTAAAACGTCTGTGGTAAACCGTATTTGGCAAaacgtggatgttttgttctacagcaTAAGTGACACGCCGTCATACCTCCAACGCGAATTTTGAAGCCACTTCAATTAAAGAATGACCCCTATACTGTGTTGCAATGGGAtctaaaaatgtacttaatttacTGTACAGTAAGCACAAATCCGTTTTAGGATGTTTTATCTGTTCTTGCTGACATAATTGCATTTATCATAATGCGTGTTTTTCGTGGTTTGTTACCCATACTGATGTCAAAAACTGAGGCTCTGTTTAGACCAGAAGTACTTGACTTGAAATTTAACCAACGATGCTAAGCATAACTatggaaaagtttttttttttttttttttatttcaacaaaaaaatatacaaagattTGTACATGAATATACACTTCTCAACCAATAGAAACTATGGAAAAGTGTAAACCACCGTGTTATCGGTAGTGACGTAGACGAACACTTCCGGAGGTGTGTGACCCGCGATTTCCTCATTGATCTACGCAATCTGAAATGATTTTCTGAACACGTTTAACGCAACAGGTAAGGAGCCCTACTGAATCTTTTTTCAAAGTTACAATTACATGCAATTACATGCACAAAGACACTGAATGGCTGTGCAATTGCTTCTCATGTTACAAACCCACCAAATCATTTTGTGCACTCTGTGAAAATACAtggtattttatttaataaaaacgaCATATTATGTTTCACAGTGTTTTGCCATCTAATGCCTAGGGGCCATATTCgaatcaaaatgaaataaaataatcagGATGTTTTCTTAGTGTAAACAATGTAgtgtacacattttaaaataacataatcTGTAAATTCTTGCTCAATTAAGGTGATTTTTTTCTGTTGAAAGTGATTTCAAAAATAGAGCCAGACATTCTGAAAAGTGACAAAACGTTTTTATTTTGTCCTGCAGGTGCTTGAATGGAGAAGTTTGTAACTCGGCAGAGAAAGACACCGGCAGCGTCTGCTGAGAAGGATGAATGGAGAAAGGAGAAACGAATGAAGAAGAAATGCAAAGAGGAGGCATGTGAGGTGGAAGAGGAGTTTTCTCAACCAATCCCTTGGCAGAAGATTGAGGCAGAGGGTCTGGACTGTGACTACAGTTTGCTGTTTCACAAAGAAGAGGCTGATCGTCTCTTCGACCAACTAGAAGAGGAGGTGATTTATTTCACAGGTATTAAAGGCACTTTTGAATCATGTATCCAGGTTATTACAAATACAGGAAAAGGTGAAACAGGTTTTGGGCATTAAACAAAAATAAGAGGAACATTCATGTACCAAATACTGTATTCCGAAtccatattaaagggataatttaatttttgggtgaacttctttcatcatttactcaccctcatgtcataccatatgtgtatgactttcttctgcagagcacaaataaagatttttagaagaatatttcagctctaaaatcacaaagacatcataaaagaaatccataaaactccagtggtttaatccatgtcttctgaagggacaCAATCAATTTTGGGTAAGAATAGAGCAAAATATAACTaatgtttactataaatcttgacatcagcagtctccatggtgatcatgatttcaagttcgattacacctcctggcaccatctagtgctatgtgcatgcatcaagccctaggaagtgtaatcgagcttgaaatcattacTGTGtccagagactgcaatggcaagatgtatagcgaaaaaggagttatataaacctaaccctaaccgaatagatcactttagaagacattgattaaaccactggagtcgtatagattacttttatgctaactttatCTCCGCAGATACGgatcaagagcttcagttaaagttcacatcaaccatcagaagggGAAAACATTTATCTCAGTgttttcaaccatggcatgattgttggtgccagatgggctggtttgagtatttctataactgctgatctcctgggattttcacacacaacagtctctaaagtttactcagaatggtgccaaaaatgcACAACACaccgaaccttgaggcggatgggccacAACACAAGAAAAATATGTCTGGTTCCACTTCTGTTAGCCAAGACCATAAAGCTGTGTCTGCAGTACACCTACCATcagtgtacctcagcagaaatcaagattaATCAGACCAGGCTAAATTTTTCCAGTTTTAAACTGTCTAGTTTTGgtaagcctgtgcccactgcatcCTCAGCTTTCTGCACTTGGCACAAAGAATTGgaacccgatgtggtcttctactgttttagcccatctgcctcaaattTCGAcatgttatgcattctgagatgctattctgctcataattatacagagcagttatctaagttaccgcagcctttctgtcagctcgaaccagtctggccattctgttgacctctatcatcaacaaggtgtttcagtccgcagaactgccgctcactggatgttttttgtgtttggcaccattctgagtaaactctatagacttttgtgaaaattccaggagatcagaagttacagaaatactcagaccagcccatctggcaccaaaaatcatgccatggtcaaaatcactgaaatcacattccccattttgatggttgatgtgaacattaactaaagctcctggcctaaatctgcatgattgtatgcattacattgctgccacatgattggttgattagataatatcatgaataagtagatgtacctaataaagtggtcagtgagtgtatgttttttgtttttgacaaaggTGACAAGGCTAAAATACAAGTGTATGGAAAGGTGTACAATGTTCCGAGGAAGCAAGCAACATATGGGGAAGAGGGACTGATGTACTCTTTCTCTGGGGTTCATCTCCTGGCCAGGCCATGGACTCCCACTTTGGAACACATTCGAGATGCTGTCACCAAGGCAACCGGTCATACCttcaattttgttttaataaacagGTAATTAAAAGTCTGGTGTTGATATCACTGCTCTCACCTGAATGTGGACTAAGAAGCACTGCAATGCATTATTTAACATGGACACCATGTTCTTTCAATGTGTAAACCTGGCATTATGTTTATGTTGCTATCATCAGGTATAAAGATGGTCATGATCATATGGGAGAGCATCGTGATGATGAAAGGGAACTCGATCCTGCCTGTCCTATTGCCTCTGTTTCTCTAGGGGCTGCTCGTGACTTCATTTTCCGTCACAAGGATGCACGAACTGGTTCTGCCAAACGTCAGATTGAGCCTGTGAAGTTTGATCTTGCCCATGGGAGTCTTCTGCTCATGAACTATCCCACAAACACATATTGGTATCACAGTCTTCCAGCACGAAAAAAGATTAAAACACCTCGCATCAACCTAACTTTCAGGCGCATAAtgaaagacagatagaaaagTGGCATTAAAATGGAGTGACAGTGTCCTACCTGGTATCATTATGGATCATGTTTATCATACTACCTCAAAGTATGAAGCTGTGCGAAATGCATATTTATCACAAAGTTCTCAACTTGAATTATTTTGGCAAATGCAGATATCCTTGCCTACTGTGTTATCAGTTTAAATCACTTTCAGTTAGTCTTGGCATAGCCCACTACTTCACTACTCTTAAAATCAGATATGCAGCAAAATAGTCCTTTGATCTCAGAACATAAAACTGTACTATGATGTTCACAACATATTCATGTTTGATATTTGGTTACAAAATGCACTTTCAGGAATATACAAaggaaatatttgttttatttttttataaaaccaaTAAACTACATGTGGAATAAATAGGTTAGACACAATCATACTTATGTACAAGACATTTTCTTTTGTCAACtgagaaagaaaaacaatatggTCCCAATGAATACATTTTGCTAAAGTTTTGAAGATTGAATTACAGAAGGCAATATTTTGGCTAAATATTGTGGCAAAACGTAAGGGTAGCAAAAACgtaattgtataaatatatacatctTATTTTTCAAGCAGACATAACCGAGTAATTTCGAAAAAGTCATACTTAGTGTTTACATTCCAGCACTGCTGGACTGAGGTATTCGCACAACTGTCTACGCTTAACCTGCCTGTGTTACAATCTAATCAATGTGACTGTTATACCTTGGACGATGACACAtgctaaaagaaaatattta from Xyrauchen texanus isolate HMW12.3.18 chromosome 3, RBS_HiC_50CHRs, whole genome shotgun sequence includes these protein-coding regions:
- the alkbh2 gene encoding DNA oxidative demethylase ALKBH2 codes for the protein MEKFVTRQRKTPAASAEKDEWRKEKRMKKKCKEEACEVEEEFSQPIPWQKIEAEGLDCDYSLLFHKEEADRLFDQLEEEVIYFTGDKAKIQVYGKVYNVPRKQATYGEEGLMYSFSGVHLLARPWTPTLEHIRDAVTKATGHTFNFVLINRYKDGHDHMGEHRDDERELDPACPIASVSLGAARDFIFRHKDARTGSAKRQIEPVKFDLAHGSLLLMNYPTNTYWYHSLPARKKIKTPRINLTFRRIMKDR